The DNA window AGGTTGATGGGAGAGTGAAGGAGAGCGTGGCAGTGGTGAAGAAATCACAGAACCCACACCGGGACTTTAAGAGGTCTATGTTGGAGATGATATTAGAAAAGCAAATATTTGAGGCCGAGGATTTACAGGAACTTTTGCAGTGTTTTTTGTCCTTGAATTCGAGACAGTATCATGGAGTTATCGTGCAGGCATTCTCGGAGGTTTGGGAGATCGTTTTCTGTGATTCTCCTGTAAATAAGAGAGCTTCTATCAGAAATTAAGATAGAAGAAAGGGGTGGGCAACTTGATCCTCTATTtcattacattttatttttttaattaataggtAGCTCGATGTTATATTTGTTTgcaaatgatttctttttcccaCTTGATAGCGAGCGTGAGAAATGAAGTTACAATAATGAACGCACTTCGCAAATTAACTACATGCTCTTTCTCCTATATGAAATCATGCTACCATCTTTcttgttattataatttcttcgCATAATATATGATGTCCTTTTAAGGCGGTAAAAGCAGCCTTTACCTTGGAAAAGATGAGAATACAAGATTGATCTCCCGAAAATGTACTTGTTAAGAGAGCTTTCACCTTCACGCTTCCAGCCGAAAGGTAATTAGTCTCAAGCCAAATAGACCTGGAGATACCCTGggtaaaaacccaaaaaattacaCTTAAGCAGACataaaaggattttaaaaatgTTCTTGTGtatgattaagaaaataaaaatcttttgtatattaatattaagatatcttgttagtaatttttttggttgattGGTTATGCAATCTACAAcccacaaaaaatattttattgtggtTGATTATTTACTTGATGTATATAAAATGTTGATGCGATGTACAGAAAGTTGACGAGATCAATTGCTAGGCGATAATAATTAATGgcgaaaaaaaagaggattaaTTCTAACCATGGTAGGAGGGATGAGAACCAGCTAAGCATCTTTTAATGAATAAAAGAGAATATGTAGGCCGAAAACTGGGATTCTCTTTCGTCTTGACATAAAGCTAACATCATTGGAAATTCCAAGCACAAATAAACATTTGTTCATTGGCTTGGGACAAGAACACAAGATTGTTGTTACAACATGCTTCAATCTCAAGTAAAGAGGCAAGAAAAGTATAAACAAAGTTTATCCTATTCTCTAGCTCTCAGTGATCAGTAGACTAGCTTTGGAGTGAGCACCAGTCTGCTTTCTAGCTGAATTCATCTGTGTTATGGTAGCTTCACTCCTGATCTCTGGCACACCTAATTACCCTAGATTTAGACATGCCAAAACTATTCTATACATCCATTTTGCCGTTCTAGAAAGCATCAAATAGCCACTCAAATATCTGAAAGAATCACTCccgaaaagtgaaaagaaaatggaaagatTTAATGTACAATGGATAAAAGCTTCATCCTTTATTTAATCGAAATTTACCTGTTTGTCACTACTAGACCCTGTAAAAGAAGCCCTGTCATTCTCGAAAGTCTTGACATCACAAAGCTTTCCGCCAGCCTCATCAGCAAAAActatctttctcttctccttgtGGACAGCATTCCCAGAAAAGTTGCAGAAGCTCTGTCGGTCAATTTCTGagatcaatcaaataaaatatcagcAAATATCCTCACATCATAATTAAGTATATGACTGGTGTATGTTTTTCAAACGCATGCACTGAAACAAGTGTATGACAAGAAACAAACCATGATTTTACAAAATCGGTTACAATCCCTTGCCATGATGGAAAGCCATCTTCTTGCACTTAATTTCTTCCACTCTAGTTGCATTTTGAATTCACCTGCCAAATCAAGAGAATTTACGCTATAGCATACTGTACATACCTGCAGCCATAAATCCAAACGCAAAGAAAAGCAActaaaaacatgtaagaaaaCATCGTTGTTAATAACATTCCGCACAGTTTGTATTTTACCATAAAAAGTTTGAGCTTCCAATGATAGTGAAAAGAAATCGGTTTTACCAAACTCTAATCAATTTCACACGGTAACAAAGATGTGTCAGGACTGCAAGGACACAAAACACTGATGATATCAAATCAATTGTGTGGTTTTATCTAAAATAGGTTGAATACAAAGGTTGAGTCCTTGAGCAGCCTTCAAAAGGGGGCTAAACTGTTAGCGCTGAAGTGTTTGTCagaactcaaaatcatcattctTAGTTTAGCCAAAACACCTTCCACTCTTATGAAAAACGGACAAGGCAAAAAATCTGATTAAAAGAATAGAGAGAGTGGAGTGTGACTGTATAATTTATTGGTCTAAACATGGAATCAATCCACTGAGTGAATGGAAAAGTGTCACACAAGTATAAAGAGTTACAGTGAGTTCAGAACTCAGAAATATGGGCATTGTGGCAGAGAACTTCATCAAGATGCAAGAACAAAAATTGCAATGCAGGACTGGATGGAGTTAGAGGAAAGTTAATAAGAACTCCAAATCCACCTCGTAGTCATGCTGATGTTATGTGattaagataaaacaaaatgaacttGGAAAAAGACAAGAGAACACAAGTTCATTTGGTTTCAGAAGGCCTCTCTACTTGATTGTTTGCATTTTACTGATAGCATCCAAAATATAACATAAGAAGCAAcggttttaaatttatatctcAACTATTCTTCTGAGCAAGGAAATATTAAGGATTGGCATAGGTTGGATGTACAGCCAAACTGCCTCAATCTTGTATCTTAACATACCTCGTCTGCCCTGTGTTTCAAGGGCATAGCTGGATAGACCTTGGACTGCCATGTTTCCTGAACAATGTCCTTCACGGAGTTCACCTCTTTTGTAAGTTTAGTTGTAATAGATTCAATATCACGCATTTGCTTCTGTGAAATGAAATGGCAGTCTCTGAACAACTTTGGACAGAGGGCTCCCAGTGGCAAAACACGGTATAGTTCGAGAAGGATGAGGAACCTTAAGAATGTCTTTATAATGGAAACCATATTCCTCACTTTTCAGTTTCCTGATGATCCGCTCAGGGCTAATAGTGAGATCAAATATCCGGTTCTGATAGGCTCTTCCAAGCCTACCGAtcttattttcattcaaattccTGTAGCATAATTTCCTAGCATACTCTGCAATCATCAACAAcccaacaaaattaatttaaatttggaGGAGTTTGGGTGAGCGGGGCTCACCCAAATGAAAACtgaaactaaatatttttttttatcagctccaggaaaagaaaatgcataGTCCATAAATCTGAACATGATATTCACTCACTGTAATAATCTTCATCACCTAAGTCACCAGACTCCATAGCCTTGCACAGTTTTTTCTGAGATGCTGGAGAAATTGCCTGAAAATGTAAGCACTGCCTGATTAAATTCAGGGTAATATAAGAGTAAAATAAACAGATGTACGTGCTATGGATGATGCACACCTTCCAGTTTGAAAGGAGCCTTTCAGGAAGATGTTGTAGCTTTGAATGATGACATCCCTGAACATTCcaggtttccttttctttgcttCGCATCTCTCCTTAATTTGCTTCAGTGTCATACTACCAAAGTTAACATCATCCAATTCACCTGAAATTGTTCTTTCCTCACTGCTATCCTAGAGCCTAGAATGCAAAGCCCTATAGCAAGACAAACTTTTCATATTAAGAAAGCATGCTAGCATAAGCAATGCATTGATACACCACAAATAAAATACTGTCATCTTGCAATTTGCAGGCACAAACTTGGAATTCAGAGGAtatcttgtaagaaaaaaaaagagagagataggAATGAAGTTACAGAATTTCTGTTAGAGAAGAAGAATGCTTGGATCCATCAATTAAGGTATAAGATGCATGAATAAGCATGAGATTCGAACACGGATTCAGTCTAGTCGTCGACTGATCGGTCGTAGCTCTAGCTCGGCAACCTGAGCTACAGAAATCGTAGATCTATTGACGCTAACACAATCCCATCTTCTGGAGAAAATCTTGCCATCTGATTGTATTACAGTTAATTATATACGTCTATCTAGGAACTGATTAATCCTAATTATAGTATAGTGTATATCCTGTAACAGCTACTTCCTTATTACTCTCACCTTCTGTTGTAAACATTTTCCTATATAATAATATTCCAACGCCATGTGCAAAGGGCGGTTGATAATTATTGGTTTACAAAACcttacatggtatcagagctgtaAGATTAACATCCATCAGATCCTATGGCCTCCGAAAATTCTTCTTCTACTCTCTCCTTCAACACCATGGTTCACATGGTTACTATCAAATTATCCTCCACCAATTTTCTTCTCTGGCGCAGTCAAGTGGTCCCTTTATTGCAGTGTCAAAAACTGTATGGACATATTGATGGCTCAACACCAATGCCATCTGCTGCCACTGAGCCTGCAGCTCACAATATGTGGAAACAATTGGATCAGCTCGTCATGAGCCTTCTGCTTTCTTCTCTCACAGAAGAAGCTCTCTATTACTATCGGCTTTACAACTTCAAGAGATGTCTGGAACTCTCTTGAAACCACATTCAGCCAAAAGTCTAAAGCCTGTGAGCTCCAAATTAAGGATGAGCTTCATCTCATGAGGCGTGGCTCTCGTAGCATCTCTGAATATTCTCGAATTTTTAAAGCTCATTGTGATCAATTATCAGCAATGGGACGTCCAGTTGAAGATACTGATAAGGTGCATTGGTATCTACGTGGTTTAGGCCATGAGTTTTCAACCTTCTCCATCACTCAACTCTCTTTAACCCCTATTCCCAGTTTTACAGATATTGTTCCCAAAGCAGAAAGCTTTGATCTTTTTTCAAAGTCCATTGATCATAATACAGGGGTCCTTGCCTATGTTGCAAATTTCTCCCCTGCATCCTCAACCAGATTTGGAAATTCCAGCAACTACCAACACAAATATAAAGGAGGGCCATCAAAGGGAGGATACCGTCACAAGCAGCAGCCTAGACGACCTCCTAGATGCCAAATCTGTCGTGAGGAAGGTCATTATGCAACAAATTGTCATCGCAGATATATCAAAACTGATGAGAACAAATATATCAAACCTGATGCCAATATTACTGAAGCCCTTGCTCATTGCACCATTCATGATGAACCTGCAGATTGGTACACAGATACGGGTGCATCAGCACACATGACAGCTGATGCATCTCAACTTGATCAAATGGAACCTTACGCTGGTAAGGACAAGGTTATTGTTGGTAATGGCTCTTCTCTTCCAATCACCTACACTGGTTCCTGTTCTCCCACTCCCCATCTTCAATTAAATGATGTTCTTGTTGTTCCAAACTTGACTAAAAACTTGCTCTCTGTCAGTAAACTCACCCATGACTATCCTTTCTCTGTCTCTTTTACTGACACTGATTTCATCATCCAGAATCTTCACACTCAAAAGGTGGTGGCAAGCGGCAAGCATGTTGATGGCCTTTATGTACTGAAGCGTGGACACCAAGCATTTTCTACTGTCATCCATAAATCCAGTCTTTGTAATTCTTTTGCAGTTTGGCATGCACGTTTAGGACATGTCTCCTCTTCAATaatttcaattcttaataaacaaGGTTCACTGTCCCTCTCTTCTCTATTGCCAAATCCACCTCTCTGCATTAGCTGTCAAAAGGCTAAAAGCCATGCATTACCATTTTCAACAAATGACAGTCATTCCAATGACATTCTTGGTCTTATACACTGTGATCTTTGGGGACCAGCTCCCATTAAATCCATCTCAGGCTACCAATACTATGTTATCTTTATAGATGA is part of the Populus trichocarpa isolate Nisqually-1 chromosome 2, P.trichocarpa_v4.1, whole genome shotgun sequence genome and encodes:
- the LOC18096575 gene encoding uncharacterized protein LOC18096575, whose amino-acid sequence is MRSKEKETWNVQGCHHSKLQHLPERLLSNWKAISPASQKKLCKAMESGDLGDEDYYKYARKLCYRNLNENKIGRLGRAYQNRIFDLTISPERIIRKLKSEEYGFHYKDILKVPHPSRTIPCFATGSPLSKVVQRLPFHFTEANA